Proteins from a genomic interval of Bombyx mori chromosome 8, ASM3026992v2:
- the LOC101736889 gene encoding hemicentin-2 isoform X3 → MELKWDCLLHVLVILFSTKKIHAVQRFVEMPSYTEVNPGEDALLKCRISEKRGVCSWQKDNKPVGIYRGKYEWANENSPVGGDCSLWVRAATLQLDDGQWQCQVTASNYDVQDALSSPPAPLAVRVPPQSPRILFNGSHVLPGQNITVPAGSRATVVCEARYGNPPAYIEWYLEKERLTAWSQTNASEVERPRVWAARSVLELGATRSAHGRTLACRAHHPSYPAPYYRDSYTMLDVTYAPVVSINGADASTLANLEEGSSALSLECRANGNPSPYVWWTRNGQVIPTNGPKLILAPIVRNHSGIYGCQARNSAGTSDSVKIEIDVKYPPRVTWVGPDTVVEANLFSQITLECKAEGNPPPSYQWYHSPGGAARINDAQEEGVPVSSTPQLQLHNVSYAQHGRYTCVASNRIGLQDRSHQSEAIRVNVLGPPVGEARGAAHAWRGAAVRLHAALCADPPPRRAVWTWGSLRLDVPGELGRFSSLEPSSENGCYRYTLLVSNVAPDDARAYVLRVENERGSSTHAVALTVHETSHAAPLAAAALVSAALLVLVLCLVVRCRRRRESVEYKTDDLNSEKTVLPADAVYTPRVPASPPVPPSVAGTPRARCRSGARPWCCSRPPPCDLHRQHFRRWKNKPKITCTRY, encoded by the exons cCCGTAGGCATCTACCGTGGTAAATATGAGTGGGCAAACGAGAACAGTCCCGTTGGAGGAGACTGCTCACTTTGGGTACGCGCTGCGACACTTCAGCTTGATGATGGTCAATGGCAGTGTCAAGTTACTGCCAGTAATTATGACGTACAG GACGCCTTATCAAGTCCACCAGCTCCTTTAGCAGTTCGAGTGCCTCCACAATCTCCGAGGATCCTATTCAACGGCTCCCACGTGCTACCAGGCCAAAACATCACAGTTCCAGCGGGGTCCAGAGCGACAGTCGTCTGTGAAGCCAGATATGGCAATCCACCTGCATATATCGAGTGGTATTTAG AAAAAGAACGCCTGACAGCGTGGAGCCAAACCAATGCTTCGGAAGTGGAGCGACCTCGGGTTTGGGCGGCCAGATCCGTGTTGGAACTCGGAGCGACGCGTTCGGCTCACGGCCGGACTTTGGCTTGTAGGGCGCATCACCCTTCTTATCCGGCGCCGTACTACCGGGACTCCTACACGATGCTGGATGTCACTT ATGCTCCTGTGGTTTCCATAAACGGCGCCGACGCGAGCACCCTGGCCAATCTGGAGGAAGGTTCCAGTGCTCTATCTCTGGAGTGCAGGGCCAACGGGAACCCTAGCCCTTACGTGTGGTGGACTAGGAACGGACAAGTCATACCCACAAATGGCCCAAAACTGATCCTGGCTCCTATAGTCAGGAATCATTCAG GTATCTATGGATGCCAAGCCCGAAATTCGGCCGGGACCTCCGACTCGgtgaaaattgaaattgatgTCAAAT ATCCACCGAGGGTCACTTGGGTCGGGCCGGACACAGTGGTGGAAGCCAATCTCTTCTCGCAAATTACTTTGGAGTGCAAGGCTGAGGGGAACCCGCCTCCTTCCTACCAGTGGTACCACAG CCCGGGGGGCGCCGCCCGCATCAACGACGCGCAGGAGGAGGGCGTCCCCGTGTCCTCCACGCCGCAGCTGCAGCTGCACAACGTGTCGTACGCGCAGCACGGCCGCTACACCTGCGTCGCCTCCAACCGCATCGGCCTTCAGGACAG GAGTCACCAGTCGGAGGCGATCCGCGTGAACGTGTTGGGTCCGCCGGTGGGGGAGGCGCGGGGGGCGGCGCACGCGTGGCGGGGGGCCGCCGTCCGCCTGCACGCCGCCCTGTGCGCCgacccgccgccgcgccgcgccgtCTGGACCTGGGGCAGTCTGCGCCTCGACGTGCCCGGGGAACTAG GTCGTTTTAGTTCGCTGGAACCGTCTTCCGAGAACGGCTGCTACCGGTACACGCTGCTCGTGTCCAATGTGGCGCCGGACGACGCCCGCGCCTACGTGCTGCGCGTCGAGAACGAGCGCGGCTCCTCCACGCACGCCGTGGCGCTCACGGTGCACG AGACGTCGCACGCGGCCCCGCTCGCGGCCGCCGCGCTGGTCTCCGCCGCGCTGCTGGTGCTCGTGCTGTGCCTCGTCGTCAGGTGCAGGAGGAGGAGAG AAAGCGTCGAGTACAAGACTGATGACTTAAATAG CGAGAAGACCGTGCTCCCAGCGGACGCGGTGTACACGCCGCGCGTCCCTGCGAGCCCCCCCGTCCCCCCGAGCGTGGC CGGTACTCCCCGGGCGCGCTGCAGGTCCGGCGCGCGGCCGTGGTGCTGCAGCCGCCCACCACCGTGTGATCTGCACAG GCAGCACTTTCGTCGCTGGAAAAACAAGCCAAAGATAACGTGTACGCGGTACTAG
- the LOC101736889 gene encoding hemicentin-1 isoform X2, with translation MELKWDCLLHVLVILFSTKKIHAVQRFVEMPSYTEVNPGEDALLKCRISEKRGVCSWQKDNKPVGIYRGKYEWANENSPVGGDCSLWVRAATLQLDDGQWQCQVTASNYDVQDALSSPPAPLAVRVPPQSPRILFNGSHVLPGQNITVPAGSRATVVCEARYGNPPAYIEWYLEKERLTAWSQTNASEVERPRVWAARSVLELGATRSAHGRTLACRAHHPSYPAPYYRDSYTMLDVTYAPVVSINGADASTLANLEEGSSALSLECRANGNPSPYVWWTRNGQVIPTNGPKLILAPIVRNHSGIYGCQARNSAGTSDSVKIEIDVKYPPRVTWVGPDTVVEANLFSQITLECKAEGNPPPSYQWYHSPGGAARINDAQEEGVPVSSTPQLQLHNVSYAQHGRYTCVASNRIGLQDRSHQSEAIRVNVLGPPVGEARGAAHAWRGAAVRLHAALCADPPPRRAVWTWGSLRLDVPGELGRFSSLEPSSENGCYRYTLLVSNVAPDDARAYVLRVENERGSSTHAVALTVHDNFSLTETSHAAPLAAAALVSAALLVLVLCLVVRCRRRRESVEYKTDDLNSEKTVLPADAVYTPRVPASPPVPPSVAGPPGPPGAAVPRAATGGRYSPGALQVRRAAVVLQPPTTV, from the exons cCCGTAGGCATCTACCGTGGTAAATATGAGTGGGCAAACGAGAACAGTCCCGTTGGAGGAGACTGCTCACTTTGGGTACGCGCTGCGACACTTCAGCTTGATGATGGTCAATGGCAGTGTCAAGTTACTGCCAGTAATTATGACGTACAG GACGCCTTATCAAGTCCACCAGCTCCTTTAGCAGTTCGAGTGCCTCCACAATCTCCGAGGATCCTATTCAACGGCTCCCACGTGCTACCAGGCCAAAACATCACAGTTCCAGCGGGGTCCAGAGCGACAGTCGTCTGTGAAGCCAGATATGGCAATCCACCTGCATATATCGAGTGGTATTTAG AAAAAGAACGCCTGACAGCGTGGAGCCAAACCAATGCTTCGGAAGTGGAGCGACCTCGGGTTTGGGCGGCCAGATCCGTGTTGGAACTCGGAGCGACGCGTTCGGCTCACGGCCGGACTTTGGCTTGTAGGGCGCATCACCCTTCTTATCCGGCGCCGTACTACCGGGACTCCTACACGATGCTGGATGTCACTT ATGCTCCTGTGGTTTCCATAAACGGCGCCGACGCGAGCACCCTGGCCAATCTGGAGGAAGGTTCCAGTGCTCTATCTCTGGAGTGCAGGGCCAACGGGAACCCTAGCCCTTACGTGTGGTGGACTAGGAACGGACAAGTCATACCCACAAATGGCCCAAAACTGATCCTGGCTCCTATAGTCAGGAATCATTCAG GTATCTATGGATGCCAAGCCCGAAATTCGGCCGGGACCTCCGACTCGgtgaaaattgaaattgatgTCAAAT ATCCACCGAGGGTCACTTGGGTCGGGCCGGACACAGTGGTGGAAGCCAATCTCTTCTCGCAAATTACTTTGGAGTGCAAGGCTGAGGGGAACCCGCCTCCTTCCTACCAGTGGTACCACAG CCCGGGGGGCGCCGCCCGCATCAACGACGCGCAGGAGGAGGGCGTCCCCGTGTCCTCCACGCCGCAGCTGCAGCTGCACAACGTGTCGTACGCGCAGCACGGCCGCTACACCTGCGTCGCCTCCAACCGCATCGGCCTTCAGGACAG GAGTCACCAGTCGGAGGCGATCCGCGTGAACGTGTTGGGTCCGCCGGTGGGGGAGGCGCGGGGGGCGGCGCACGCGTGGCGGGGGGCCGCCGTCCGCCTGCACGCCGCCCTGTGCGCCgacccgccgccgcgccgcgccgtCTGGACCTGGGGCAGTCTGCGCCTCGACGTGCCCGGGGAACTAG GTCGTTTTAGTTCGCTGGAACCGTCTTCCGAGAACGGCTGCTACCGGTACACGCTGCTCGTGTCCAATGTGGCGCCGGACGACGCCCGCGCCTACGTGCTGCGCGTCGAGAACGAGCGCGGCTCCTCCACGCACGCCGTGGCGCTCACGGTGCACG ATAATTTTTCGCTAACAGAGACGTCGCACGCGGCCCCGCTCGCGGCCGCCGCGCTGGTCTCCGCCGCGCTGCTGGTGCTCGTGCTGTGCCTCGTCGTCAGGTGCAGGAGGAGGAGAG AAAGCGTCGAGTACAAGACTGATGACTTAAATAG CGAGAAGACCGTGCTCCCAGCGGACGCGGTGTACACGCCGCGCGTCCCTGCGAGCCCCCCCGTCCCCCCGAGCGTGGCGGGTCCCCCCGGCCCCCCGGGCGCGGCGGTCCCCCGAGCGGCGACGGGGGGCCGGTACTCCCCGGGCGCGCTGCAGGTCCGGCGCGCGGCCGTGGTGCTGCAGCCGCCCACCACCGTGTGA
- the LOC101736889 gene encoding hemicentin-1 isoform X1 yields the protein MELKWDCLLHVLVILFSTKKIHAVQRFVEMPSYTEVNPGEDALLKCRISEKRGVCSWQKDNKPVGIYRGKYEWANENSPVGGDCSLWVRAATLQLDDGQWQCQVTASNYDVQDALSSPPAPLAVRVPPQSPRILFNGSHVLPGQNITVPAGSRATVVCEARYGNPPAYIEWYLEKERLTAWSQTNASEVERPRVWAARSVLELGATRSAHGRTLACRAHHPSYPAPYYRDSYTMLDVTYAPVVSINGADASTLANLEEGSSALSLECRANGNPSPYVWWTRNGQVIPTNGPKLILAPIVRNHSGIYGCQARNSAGTSDSVKIEIDVKYPPRVTWVGPDTVVEANLFSQITLECKAEGNPPPSYQWYHSPGGAARINDAQEEGVPVSSTPQLQLHNVSYAQHGRYTCVASNRIGLQDRSHQSEAIRVNVLGPPVGEARGAAHAWRGAAVRLHAALCADPPPRRAVWTWGSLRLDVPGELGRFSSLEPSSENGCYRYTLLVSNVAPDDARAYVLRVENERGSSTHAVALTVHDNFSLTETSHAAPLAAAALVSAALLVLVLCLVVRCRRRRESVEYKTDDLNSEKTVLPADAVYTPRVPASPPVPPSVAGTPRARCRSGARPWCCSRPPPCDLHRQHFRRWKNKPKITCTRY from the exons cCCGTAGGCATCTACCGTGGTAAATATGAGTGGGCAAACGAGAACAGTCCCGTTGGAGGAGACTGCTCACTTTGGGTACGCGCTGCGACACTTCAGCTTGATGATGGTCAATGGCAGTGTCAAGTTACTGCCAGTAATTATGACGTACAG GACGCCTTATCAAGTCCACCAGCTCCTTTAGCAGTTCGAGTGCCTCCACAATCTCCGAGGATCCTATTCAACGGCTCCCACGTGCTACCAGGCCAAAACATCACAGTTCCAGCGGGGTCCAGAGCGACAGTCGTCTGTGAAGCCAGATATGGCAATCCACCTGCATATATCGAGTGGTATTTAG AAAAAGAACGCCTGACAGCGTGGAGCCAAACCAATGCTTCGGAAGTGGAGCGACCTCGGGTTTGGGCGGCCAGATCCGTGTTGGAACTCGGAGCGACGCGTTCGGCTCACGGCCGGACTTTGGCTTGTAGGGCGCATCACCCTTCTTATCCGGCGCCGTACTACCGGGACTCCTACACGATGCTGGATGTCACTT ATGCTCCTGTGGTTTCCATAAACGGCGCCGACGCGAGCACCCTGGCCAATCTGGAGGAAGGTTCCAGTGCTCTATCTCTGGAGTGCAGGGCCAACGGGAACCCTAGCCCTTACGTGTGGTGGACTAGGAACGGACAAGTCATACCCACAAATGGCCCAAAACTGATCCTGGCTCCTATAGTCAGGAATCATTCAG GTATCTATGGATGCCAAGCCCGAAATTCGGCCGGGACCTCCGACTCGgtgaaaattgaaattgatgTCAAAT ATCCACCGAGGGTCACTTGGGTCGGGCCGGACACAGTGGTGGAAGCCAATCTCTTCTCGCAAATTACTTTGGAGTGCAAGGCTGAGGGGAACCCGCCTCCTTCCTACCAGTGGTACCACAG CCCGGGGGGCGCCGCCCGCATCAACGACGCGCAGGAGGAGGGCGTCCCCGTGTCCTCCACGCCGCAGCTGCAGCTGCACAACGTGTCGTACGCGCAGCACGGCCGCTACACCTGCGTCGCCTCCAACCGCATCGGCCTTCAGGACAG GAGTCACCAGTCGGAGGCGATCCGCGTGAACGTGTTGGGTCCGCCGGTGGGGGAGGCGCGGGGGGCGGCGCACGCGTGGCGGGGGGCCGCCGTCCGCCTGCACGCCGCCCTGTGCGCCgacccgccgccgcgccgcgccgtCTGGACCTGGGGCAGTCTGCGCCTCGACGTGCCCGGGGAACTAG GTCGTTTTAGTTCGCTGGAACCGTCTTCCGAGAACGGCTGCTACCGGTACACGCTGCTCGTGTCCAATGTGGCGCCGGACGACGCCCGCGCCTACGTGCTGCGCGTCGAGAACGAGCGCGGCTCCTCCACGCACGCCGTGGCGCTCACGGTGCACG ATAATTTTTCGCTAACAGAGACGTCGCACGCGGCCCCGCTCGCGGCCGCCGCGCTGGTCTCCGCCGCGCTGCTGGTGCTCGTGCTGTGCCTCGTCGTCAGGTGCAGGAGGAGGAGAG AAAGCGTCGAGTACAAGACTGATGACTTAAATAG CGAGAAGACCGTGCTCCCAGCGGACGCGGTGTACACGCCGCGCGTCCCTGCGAGCCCCCCCGTCCCCCCGAGCGTGGC CGGTACTCCCCGGGCGCGCTGCAGGTCCGGCGCGCGGCCGTGGTGCTGCAGCCGCCCACCACCGTGTGATCTGCACAG GCAGCACTTTCGTCGCTGGAAAAACAAGCCAAAGATAACGTGTACGCGGTACTAG